The DNA segment TAAAATTAACTAAGTATTTCAAAGATTGTGTAAAGTCAGTATCTTCACTCCTCTCGCCAGTGAAAAGCAAGGTTATATTGCATTTAGGCCAATAGACCCGCCCTTGAAGCTGACTGCGAGCTATGATTACATCTGAACTAGCTGGTATCTTATCCTTTAATTCTTCTCTTAACCGCCCATATCGGAATCGCTTATATAAAATTGGTTTTGCCAGAAAATCAGAGCATCCTTCAGTAAGGAGCAAAGCCAAGCGTCTGATTGACATTGTGGGAGCCGTAGTGGGATTGGGGATCGCTGGCATTGTCGGGATTCCTGTTGCGATCGCAACTCAACTGGATAACCCAGGCCCCATTTTATATAGCCAAATGCGCTGCGGTCTCAACGGTCGCCTCTTCCGAATTTGGAAATTCCGGTCGATGGTGATAGGAGCCGACCAGATGAAAGATTTGGTTCAAAACCAAGCAACAGGTCATATCTTTAAAAATGACAATGACCCCCGCATCACCAAAGTTGGCCGACTTTTACGTCGCACAAGTTTAGACGAATTACCCCAGTTCTGGAATGTGCTAATGGGAGATATGAGTTTGGTCGGAACTCGTCCGCCCACAGTAGATGAAGTTGTAAAATATGAAAGCCACCATTGGGAACGCTT comes from the Argonema galeatum A003/A1 genome and includes:
- a CDS encoding sugar transferase; the encoded protein is MITSELAGILSFNSSLNRPYRNRLYKIGFARKSEHPSVRSKAKRLIDIVGAVVGLGIAGIVGIPVAIATQLDNPGPILYSQMRCGLNGRLFRIWKFRSMVIGADQMKDLVQNQATGHIFKNDNDPRITKVGRLLRRTSLDELPQFWNVLMGDMSLVGTRPPTVDEVVKYESHHWERLKVKPGLTGEWQANGRSTVKDFEEIVRMDVDYQRKWSIVYDISLIFKTIQVVLTKSGAC